A genome region from Roseofilum reptotaenium CS-1145 includes the following:
- a CDS encoding tRNA-dependent cyclodipeptide synthase codes for MSDRKAYRAKVDSVFPPSARSRFEQLDSCFLGVSLENKNFTPEKLKAVIEWVSRRFRYCAVLVGDSIHRITLETTKSLEPDIALMEALEMGRAFIQDNEHLFYAFQEQTQFTFETCSQIQTSENYIQFYKLLQTCFESNASFRSSVEEFSRKYYRRKSNDRDQALIKYKIVQSCEYFLEEFAVFACLNKRGYSVMVYPGAFSTLIEIVNGEYPGLFDEIKTLTLASLHFKTRSKMPTNVEKY; via the coding sequence ATGAGCGATCGCAAAGCCTATCGAGCTAAAGTAGATAGTGTTTTTCCTCCTTCAGCAAGAAGCCGTTTTGAGCAATTGGATTCTTGTTTTTTGGGAGTCAGTCTTGAGAATAAAAATTTTACGCCAGAAAAGCTCAAGGCTGTAATTGAGTGGGTCTCCAGGAGATTTCGCTACTGTGCTGTCTTAGTTGGAGATAGCATTCATCGGATCACGTTGGAAACCACAAAGTCACTTGAGCCAGATATCGCACTGATGGAAGCGTTAGAAATGGGGCGTGCGTTTATTCAGGACAATGAACATCTTTTCTATGCTTTTCAAGAACAGACTCAATTTACATTTGAGACTTGTAGCCAAATTCAGACCTCAGAAAATTATATACAGTTTTATAAGCTTCTTCAAACTTGTTTTGAAAGTAATGCGAGTTTTCGTTCATCTGTTGAAGAATTTTCACGTAAGTATTATAGAAGGAAAAGCAACGATCGAGACCAAGCATTAATCAAGTACAAGATCGTTCAATCTTGCGAATATTTTTTAGAGGAATTTGCTGTATTTGCTTGCTTGAATAAGCGGGGTTATTCAGTTATGGTATACCCAGGGGCGTTTAGCACACTGATTGAAATTGTTAACGGAGAATATCCAGGGCTTTTTGACGAAATTAAAACATTAACTTTAGCTTCTCTTCATTTTAAGACTCGATCGAAAATGCCAACCAATGTTGAGAAATATTAA
- the hisB gene encoding imidazoleglycerol-phosphate dehydratase HisB has protein sequence MTDNATHRAASVHRVTGETDVTVWLDLDGQGKCSAKTGIPFLDHMLHQISSHGLIDIEVEAQGDWEIDDHHTNEDVGITLGQALAKALGDRKGIVRFGHFIAPLDEALVQVALDFSGRPHLSYGLSLPTERVGTYDTQLVREFFVAVVNHSQMTLHIRQLDGINSHHIIEATFKAFARSMRMALEIDPRRASTIPSSKGVL, from the coding sequence ATGACTGATAATGCAACCCATCGCGCGGCTTCGGTTCATCGAGTAACTGGGGAAACGGATGTTACGGTATGGTTAGATTTGGATGGTCAAGGAAAATGTAGCGCCAAAACCGGAATCCCATTTCTAGACCATATGCTGCATCAAATTTCATCCCATGGACTGATTGACATAGAAGTAGAAGCTCAGGGAGACTGGGAGATTGACGATCATCATACCAATGAAGATGTAGGCATTACCCTCGGTCAAGCCTTGGCAAAAGCATTAGGAGATCGCAAGGGGATCGTCCGCTTTGGTCATTTTATTGCCCCTCTCGATGAAGCCCTCGTTCAAGTTGCCCTTGACTTTTCGGGACGACCCCATCTGAGTTACGGTTTATCTCTTCCCACAGAACGAGTGGGAACCTATGACACCCAACTGGTGCGCGAGTTCTTTGTTGCGGTGGTCAACCATTCCCAAATGACGCTCCATATCCGTCAACTCGATGGCATCAACTCCCATCATATTATTGAAGCGACCTTTAAGGCTTTTGCCCGTTCCATGAGAATGGCTCTGGAAATCGATCCTCGGCGAGCGAGTACAATTCCCAGCTCTAAGGGCGTATTGTAG
- a CDS encoding transposase: LWSPSYFAISCGGAPIEKIKQYIQQQGEKPPTAKLKGGA, from the coding sequence ATCTTTGGTCTCCGAGTTATTTTGCTATTTCTTGTGGAGGTGCGCCGATAGAAAAGATTAAGCAATACATTCAACAACAAGGAGAAAAGCCGCCCACAGCGAAGCTAAAGGGCGGGGCTTGA
- the mltA gene encoding murein transglycosylase A yields MKPLVTSLILAAGLSWMPPLWGQTPLPSPAGDVLEVTQSVESNLGWDDRLFGPSGDKRALLRAIDYSLQYLQTPKAIEDYTKLNHPDITRDRVRRSLIRFRQLLVASRSEAELQRAVKREFTWYQSVGNDGQGTVGFTGYFEPTYAGSLTRTAEYRYPLYARPSDFEDWSKPHPTRGQLEGENGLGWQSPLRGTEIVWLGDRLEAFLVHVQGSAQIQLPNGQVMTVGYAGKTDHPYTSIGKELVNAGIFSLESLTLPKLIDYFHQFPEQMNEYLPRNQSFIFFKETQGQAATGNLSVPVTAWRSIATDKSIMPPGALALIHAPLPEPNALGQLEPTLVSRFVLDQDTGSAIKGAGRVDVFMGTGREAGDRAGLTNSNGELYYLLLKR; encoded by the coding sequence ATGAAACCCCTCGTCACCTCCCTAATTTTAGCGGCTGGACTCAGTTGGATGCCTCCACTTTGGGGGCAAACTCCCTTACCCTCCCCTGCGGGTGATGTATTAGAAGTCACCCAGAGCGTAGAGAGTAATCTAGGTTGGGACGATCGCCTGTTTGGCCCTTCTGGAGATAAGAGAGCGCTCTTGAGGGCCATTGATTATAGTTTGCAGTATTTGCAAACCCCCAAGGCGATCGAAGACTATACAAAATTAAACCATCCAGACATTACCCGCGATCGCGTTCGTCGGTCTTTGATTCGCTTTCGCCAGCTTCTGGTAGCTTCCCGCAGCGAGGCAGAACTCCAGAGAGCAGTGAAGCGCGAGTTTACCTGGTATCAGTCCGTGGGCAATGATGGCCAAGGAACCGTCGGGTTTACCGGCTATTTTGAACCCACCTACGCTGGAAGTCTCACCCGAACCGCCGAATATCGGTATCCCCTTTATGCTCGTCCCAGTGACTTTGAAGACTGGAGTAAACCCCATCCTACTCGTGGCCAACTCGAAGGAGAAAATGGCCTAGGGTGGCAAAGTCCCCTGAGAGGAACAGAAATTGTTTGGCTTGGCGATCGCCTGGAAGCCTTTTTAGTCCATGTTCAGGGTTCTGCCCAGATCCAACTCCCCAATGGCCAGGTCATGACCGTCGGGTATGCTGGGAAAACCGATCATCCCTATACCAGTATTGGCAAAGAATTGGTGAATGCCGGCATATTTTCCCTAGAGTCGTTGACGCTACCGAAACTCATCGACTATTTCCACCAGTTCCCCGAACAGATGAACGAGTATTTACCCCGCAATCAAAGTTTTATCTTTTTTAAGGAAACCCAGGGACAAGCGGCGACTGGGAATTTAAGCGTTCCGGTAACGGCTTGGCGATCTATTGCCACCGATAAATCGATTATGCCTCCAGGCGCTCTAGCTCTCATTCATGCGCCCCTTCCCGAACCCAATGCACTCGGACAGCTAGAACCCACTCTAGTGAGTCGGTTTGTCCTCGATCAAGATACCGGAAGTGCCATTAAAGGAGCTGGACGGGTGGATGTATTTATGGGGACAGGACGCGAAGCCGGCGATCGGGCTGGGTTAACCAACTCCAACGGAGAGCTTTATTACCTGCTCCTGAAGCGATAG
- a CDS encoding carotenoid oxygenase family protein, whose protein sequence is MRLDSSPPLSYDRQQWSQGYQSQPHEYDYWIEDIEGEIPQQLEGTLLRNGPGLLDIGGYPIAHPFDGDGMVNAIAFKGGRAHYRNRYVRTQGYIEEQKAGKPLYRGVFGTQKPGGWFANLFDLRLKNLANTHIIYWADRLLALWEGGQPHRLDPQTLETLELDDLDGLLKTGQAFSAHPKIDPYGDRSNPCLVNFSIQPGLNSQLTIWEFNLKGQPLRQSTHEIPGFCFIHDFAITPQYYLFLQNPVSFNPFPFLFGLLGPGECIDFDRHNVTKAWVIPRQGNQRMKMIEIDSGFVFHHVNAFEEKNQIILDSIGYESFPEVEPGSDFRYTDFNRLAPSQLWRFRLDLTKKRGDRQLLESRCCEFPQIHPQWVGQSHRYVYLGAAHQNRGSAPLQGVLKRDNQSGETQFWSAAPHGFVSEPIFIPQPGSDVEDKGWIISVVYQSQNHRSDIIILDAENLEQEPIARLHLQHHIPYGLHGSWIPNQQLGIS, encoded by the coding sequence ATGCGACTCGATTCTAGCCCACCTTTATCCTACGATCGCCAACAGTGGAGCCAAGGTTATCAATCTCAACCCCATGAATACGACTATTGGATCGAAGACATAGAAGGCGAGATCCCCCAACAGTTAGAAGGAACCCTGCTACGCAATGGCCCCGGATTATTAGATATTGGTGGATATCCGATCGCCCATCCCTTTGATGGAGACGGTATGGTGAATGCGATCGCCTTTAAGGGAGGGCGCGCACATTATCGTAATCGCTATGTGCGTACCCAAGGATATATCGAAGAACAAAAAGCCGGTAAACCCCTATATCGCGGTGTCTTCGGAACCCAAAAACCCGGTGGATGGTTCGCCAACCTGTTTGACTTGCGGCTCAAAAACTTAGCCAATACCCATATTATTTATTGGGCGGATCGCCTTTTAGCTCTCTGGGAAGGAGGACAACCCCACCGTCTCGATCCCCAGACCTTAGAGACGTTAGAATTAGACGATCTTGACGGTCTTTTAAAAACCGGTCAAGCCTTTTCCGCCCATCCCAAAATCGACCCGTATGGCGATCGCAGTAACCCCTGTTTAGTCAACTTCTCCATTCAACCCGGTTTAAACAGTCAACTAACCATCTGGGAATTCAACCTTAAGGGTCAACCCCTACGGCAAAGTACCCACGAGATTCCTGGATTCTGCTTCATCCATGATTTCGCCATTACGCCTCAATATTATCTATTTTTACAAAATCCAGTATCCTTTAATCCCTTTCCCTTCTTATTCGGACTGCTTGGCCCTGGAGAATGTATTGACTTCGATCGCCATAATGTAACCAAGGCATGGGTGATTCCACGCCAAGGAAATCAACGGATGAAAATGATAGAAATTGACTCTGGGTTTGTGTTTCACCACGTCAATGCCTTTGAAGAAAAGAACCAAATTATCCTAGACTCAATCGGCTATGAATCCTTTCCAGAAGTTGAGCCTGGCAGTGATTTTCGGTATACAGACTTTAATCGACTTGCGCCTAGCCAATTATGGCGTTTTCGACTAGACTTGACCAAAAAAAGAGGTGATCGCCAACTCTTAGAATCTCGGTGTTGTGAGTTTCCCCAGATTCATCCCCAGTGGGTAGGTCAATCCCATCGCTATGTTTATCTAGGAGCCGCACATCAAAATCGGGGTAGCGCTCCTTTACAAGGGGTTCTCAAACGGGATAACCAGTCCGGAGAAACACAATTTTGGAGTGCAGCTCCCCATGGTTTTGTCAGTGAACCCATCTTTATTCCTCAACCTGGATCGGATGTTGAAGATAAAGGTTGGATTATTTCCGTTGTTTACCAAAGCCAAAACCATCGCTCTGATATTATTATCTTAGATGCAGAAAACCTAGAACAAGAGCCAATCGCGCGACTCCATCTACAACATCATATTCCCTATGGGTTACATGGAAGTTGGATACCCAACCAACAACTCGGAATCAGTTGA
- a CDS encoding DUF3084 domain-containing protein, which translates to MTIGIILIVSILFLGGLLATLGDRLGTKVGKARLSLFNLRPRQTAILVTIVTGTLISGSTLGILFAMSQPLRRGIFEYDETQRKLRQARRDLQSTEAQKAQIEIDLAQARAERELVEQNLDNLNASLQTVITQKLATEDNLKKTQAQLKEVQNNFEQTQGQLRDIQDNFEQTQGQLQEIMGKFQLAQDRLQKVTVQTETLRSELEQLREERQELIRQRDEVRSQIAQRDAEIADRNELIAERDREIENQNKEIQDRNQVIEEREVRLKELEKQQKYLERQVRIFEQYYQDYQDLRQGNLALLRGQILASAVLEVLEDRGSVQAVNRLLEIANQFAREQVKPGTGELNEQVIQVTPEQVERLQEQISDGQEYVVRLLSAGNYIRGESNVEFFADVALNQVVFEAGEVIATGIANGATMSEEELLEQIGILIESCRFRARRGGILESRLQVGDGSPETLIDFVQKIQENATRITIQAIASETTYTAGPLRIDLVAFADNEEVFRTSSPASP; encoded by the coding sequence ATGACTATTGGCATTATTCTGATTGTCTCGATTTTATTTTTAGGGGGTTTACTCGCTACCCTGGGCGATCGCCTAGGTACAAAAGTGGGTAAAGCCAGGTTAAGTTTGTTTAATCTTCGCCCCCGACAAACTGCCATTTTAGTCACGATTGTTACGGGTACCTTGATTTCCGGGTCTACCCTAGGGATTCTGTTTGCCATGAGTCAGCCCTTGCGCCGAGGCATTTTTGAGTATGATGAAACCCAGCGTAAACTCCGTCAAGCCCGTCGAGACCTCCAGTCTACTGAAGCTCAAAAGGCACAAATTGAAATTGACTTAGCTCAGGCACGAGCAGAACGGGAATTGGTAGAGCAAAATTTAGATAATCTCAATGCCAGTTTGCAGACCGTTATTACTCAGAAGTTGGCAACAGAAGACAATCTCAAAAAAACCCAAGCTCAGTTAAAAGAAGTTCAAAATAACTTTGAGCAAACCCAAGGCCAGTTACGAGACATTCAAGATAATTTTGAGCAAACTCAAGGCCAGTTGCAGGAAATCATGGGTAAATTTCAACTCGCCCAAGATCGACTACAAAAAGTAACAGTTCAAACCGAAACTCTACGGTCGGAATTAGAGCAATTAAGGGAAGAGCGGCAAGAACTCATTCGTCAGCGTGATGAGGTTCGGTCTCAAATTGCTCAACGGGATGCAGAAATTGCGGATCGCAATGAGCTAATTGCCGAGCGCGATCGGGAAATTGAGAATCAAAATAAGGAAATTCAAGATCGCAATCAAGTGATTGAAGAGCGGGAGGTGCGATTAAAGGAACTGGAAAAACAACAAAAATACTTAGAGCGACAAGTGAGAATTTTTGAGCAATATTACCAAGATTACCAAGATTTACGACAAGGGAATTTAGCCTTACTTCGAGGACAAATTCTGGCTTCTGCGGTGCTAGAAGTGCTTGAGGATCGAGGTTCCGTGCAAGCAGTCAATCGGTTATTGGAAATTGCCAATCAATTTGCCAGAGAACAGGTGAAACCGGGAACAGGAGAGTTGAATGAGCAGGTTATTCAAGTGACTCCAGAACAAGTTGAACGGTTACAAGAACAAATTTCCGATGGTCAAGAATATGTGGTCAGGTTGTTATCCGCAGGCAACTATATTCGCGGGGAATCGAATGTGGAATTTTTTGCAGATGTGGCGTTAAACCAAGTGGTTTTTGAAGCGGGAGAAGTAATTGCCACAGGAATAGCAAATGGTGCAACGATGAGTGAAGAAGAATTACTGGAACAAATCGGAATTTTGATTGAGTCTTGTCGCTTTCGGGCTCGTCGAGGTGGGATTTTAGAAAGCCGCTTACAAGTGGGAGATGGCTCACCAGAGACGTTGATAGATTTTGTGCAGAAAATTCAAGAGAACGCGACGCGGATCACAATTCAGGCGATCGCCTCGGAAACGACTTATACCGCAGGCCCGCTGCGGATTGATTTAGTGGCTTTTGCCGATAATGAAGAAGTGTTTCGTACTTCTTCACCAGCATCTCCGTAG
- a CDS encoding B12-binding domain-containing radical SAM protein, with protein MKVLLIYPLFPQTFWSYDTLLDLVDLKVLFPPLGLITVASILPQEWEFKLCDRNVRPVTEAEWEWADLVILSAMIVQKQDIIDQIQEAKQRGKLVAVGGPYPTSVPGELQASGADFLVLDEGEITLPLLVEALERGETSGIFRATEKPDVTITPIPRYDLLELDAYDSMSVQFSRGCPFQCEFCDIITLYGRKPRTKSPQQLLKELDYLYELGWRRGVFMVDDNFIGNKRNVKLLLKELKVWQAEHDYPFRFNTEASVDLAQDTELMDLMCECYFDAVFLGIETPDEDSLTLTKKFQNTRGSLSEAVETITRHGLRPMAGFIIGFDGEKKGAADRIIRFVEQAAIPTAMFGMLQALPTTALWDRLEKEGRLFYDGKQDVNQRNLMNFIPTRPIEEIAQEFVEAFWNLYDPEVFLDRTYRCFLKLGAPKATPPGKVPNWKDVRALSIIIWRQGFQRKTRWKFWHHLFSILRHNPAVLEHYLIVCAHIEHFMVYRTIVRDDIDQQLQEFKKKERQLSQIPSTPLGI; from the coding sequence GTGAAGGTCTTATTAATTTATCCCCTATTTCCACAAACCTTTTGGTCTTATGATACCCTCTTGGACTTAGTAGACCTCAAAGTGTTGTTTCCTCCATTAGGACTGATTACTGTAGCCAGTATTTTACCGCAAGAGTGGGAATTCAAATTATGCGATCGCAACGTGCGTCCCGTCACCGAAGCAGAATGGGAATGGGCCGATCTCGTGATCCTCTCCGCCATGATCGTTCAAAAACAAGACATCATTGACCAAATTCAAGAAGCCAAACAACGCGGAAAATTAGTAGCGGTTGGCGGTCCTTATCCGACCTCAGTACCGGGTGAACTGCAAGCTTCCGGAGCTGATTTTCTTGTCTTAGATGAAGGAGAAATCACCCTTCCTTTACTCGTCGAAGCCTTAGAAAGAGGCGAAACTAGCGGCATCTTTAGAGCCACCGAAAAACCCGATGTAACCATCACCCCCATTCCCCGATACGATCTACTCGAATTGGATGCCTATGACTCCATGTCTGTGCAATTTTCCCGTGGCTGTCCCTTTCAATGCGAATTCTGCGATATTATTACCCTCTATGGTCGCAAACCCCGCACCAAATCACCTCAGCAACTCTTAAAAGAACTCGACTATTTATATGAATTGGGTTGGCGCAGAGGCGTGTTTATGGTCGATGACAACTTCATTGGTAATAAACGCAATGTTAAATTACTGCTCAAAGAACTCAAAGTTTGGCAAGCAGAACATGACTATCCCTTCCGTTTTAACACCGAAGCCTCCGTTGATTTAGCGCAAGATACAGAATTAATGGATTTAATGTGCGAGTGTTATTTTGATGCGGTCTTTTTAGGCATCGAAACCCCTGATGAAGACAGTTTGACCTTAACTAAAAAATTTCAAAATACACGAGGCTCTCTATCAGAGGCTGTTGAGACAATTACTCGTCATGGTTTGCGCCCCATGGCAGGCTTTATTATTGGTTTCGATGGAGAGAAAAAAGGAGCCGCCGATCGCATTATTCGCTTTGTTGAACAAGCGGCGATTCCTACAGCCATGTTTGGCATGTTACAAGCCTTACCCACAACAGCGTTATGGGATCGGTTAGAAAAAGAAGGACGGCTCTTTTATGATGGGAAGCAGGATGTAAATCAACGGAATTTAATGAATTTTATTCCCACGCGTCCCATTGAAGAAATTGCCCAGGAATTTGTGGAAGCCTTTTGGAACTTATACGATCCTGAAGTGTTTTTAGATCGCACCTATCGCTGTTTCCTCAAATTAGGAGCGCCTAAAGCTACGCCTCCAGGAAAAGTTCCGAATTGGAAGGATGTGCGCGCTCTAAGTATTATTATTTGGCGACAAGGATTTCAACGGAAAACGCGTTGGAAATTCTGGCATCACTTATTTTCAATCCTGCGCCATAATCCTGCTGTTTTAGAGCATTACTTAATTGTTTGCGCCCATATAGAACACTTTATGGTTTATCGCACTATTGTCCGAGATGATATCGATCAGCAGTTACAAGAGTTTAAGAAAAAAGAGAGGCAACTTTCACAAATACCCTCTACACCACTGGGAATATAG
- a CDS encoding DUF2470 domain-containing protein has protein sequence MSDVITAQVSDRICKHMNEDHGDAIALYAQTFGEMPLASSAKMEAIDPDGMDITAQVEGQPVSLRITFDHQLVDSEDAHQTLIAMVKQARQKPSA, from the coding sequence ATGTCTGACGTAATTACAGCTCAAGTGAGCGATCGCATTTGCAAGCATATGAATGAAGATCATGGCGATGCGATCGCCCTATACGCCCAAACATTTGGCGAAATGCCTTTAGCCAGCAGCGCTAAAATGGAGGCGATCGACCCTGACGGAATGGATATCACCGCTCAGGTGGAAGGACAGCCAGTTTCCTTGCGGATTACCTTCGATCATCAATTGGTGGACTCTGAGGATGCTCACCAAACCTTAATCGCAATGGTGAAACAAGCACGACAAAAGCCTTCTGCTTAA
- the ntcA gene encoding global nitrogen regulator NtcA — translation MILSDDKPLAAMFRQISGGGFPPVVESFERGKTIFFPGDPAERVYFLLKGAVKLSRVYEAGEEITVALLRENSVFGVLSLITGHRSDRFYHAVAFTPVELLSLPIDRVEKTIRQNPDLSMVMLQGLSSRILQTEMMIETLAHRDMGSRLVSFLLILCRDFGIPAEDGITIDLKLSHQAIAEAIGSTRVTVTRLLGDLRAEKMISIHKKKITVHNPVVLSQQFA, via the coding sequence ATGATACTCAGTGATGACAAACCCTTAGCGGCTATGTTTCGCCAAATCAGTGGCGGTGGTTTTCCCCCAGTGGTGGAAAGCTTTGAGCGTGGTAAAACGATCTTTTTTCCGGGCGATCCAGCCGAGCGGGTTTATTTTCTGCTCAAAGGGGCGGTTAAGCTCTCTAGGGTTTATGAAGCTGGAGAAGAAATTACCGTGGCTCTGCTCCGGGAAAATAGTGTCTTTGGGGTGTTGTCCTTGATTACGGGCCATCGCTCAGATCGGTTTTACCATGCTGTGGCGTTTACTCCAGTGGAATTGCTTTCCCTGCCTATCGATCGGGTAGAGAAGACGATTCGACAAAATCCAGATCTGTCGATGGTGATGCTACAAGGTCTTTCTTCTCGGATTTTACAAACGGAGATGATGATTGAGACTTTGGCCCACCGGGATATGGGATCGCGACTGGTGAGTTTTTTGTTGATTTTGTGCCGAGATTTTGGCATTCCTGCGGAGGATGGGATTACCATCGATCTGAAGCTGTCTCACCAAGCGATCGCCGAGGCGATCGGTTCTACGCGAGTAACAGTAACCCGTTTGCTTGGTGATTTACGGGCCGAAAAAATGATTTCTATCCATAAGAAGAAGATTACGGTACATAATCCGGTAGTTTTGAGTCAACAGTTTGCTTAA
- a CDS encoding Uma2 family endonuclease, which yields MITSEPITLNLKAVHLSDEQFYQLCQTNAQYQLEQTAQGELVIMPPVGAISGNRESDLNADVVIWNRQTKLGKVFSSSTVFVLPNGGKRSPDVAWIANQRWETLTLEEQEKFAPICPDFVIELRSRSDSLTQLQKKMQEYLDAGLKLGWLIDPQNQQVEIYRPNQPIETVQLPTTLSGETVLPGFTLELAPF from the coding sequence ATGATTACCTCAGAACCCATTACCTTAAACCTAAAAGCAGTTCACTTAAGCGATGAACAATTCTATCAACTCTGCCAAACCAACGCACAATATCAACTCGAACAAACCGCCCAAGGAGAATTAGTAATTATGCCCCCTGTTGGAGCTATCAGTGGCAACCGAGAATCCGATTTAAATGCTGATGTTGTGATTTGGAACCGTCAAACTAAACTGGGGAAAGTCTTTAGCTCCTCCACGGTTTTTGTCTTACCCAATGGTGGCAAACGCTCCCCTGATGTCGCTTGGATAGCCAATCAGCGCTGGGAAACCTTAACCTTAGAAGAACAAGAAAAATTCGCTCCCATCTGCCCTGATTTTGTCATAGAATTGCGCTCGCGAAGCGATTCTTTGACTCAACTGCAAAAGAAAATGCAGGAATACTTAGATGCTGGCTTAAAACTGGGTTGGCTCATCGACCCTCAAAACCAACAAGTCGAAATCTATCGCCCCAATCAACCGATAGAAACAGTTCAATTACCCACTACGCTATCAGGAGAAACAGTTTTACCCGGATTCACCCTAGAATTAGCCCCATTCTAA
- a CDS encoding TerB family tellurite resistance protein, with product MKMGKMLEPSQYARRRYKISQPVDMDVALNYSCALMAIAGSDGELAEAELQWYLDEQTILTDEPQEYLEALRNLDWKSANIEELLSGISYGFPMNFRRSMLYQAIKMSRADGVYHEQEKGAVAKAAEILGIERSVVVTLESLAEIEESAERLRLAVFETDV from the coding sequence ATGAAAATGGGAAAAATGCTTGAACCGAGTCAATACGCTCGGCGTAGATACAAGATAAGCCAACCCGTTGATATGGACGTGGCTTTAAACTATAGCTGTGCTTTGATGGCGATCGCTGGATCGGATGGTGAACTAGCGGAGGCAGAACTTCAATGGTATCTTGATGAACAAACCATACTGACCGATGAACCCCAAGAATATCTTGAAGCTCTCCGCAATTTAGATTGGAAAAGCGCTAATATTGAAGAACTGTTGAGCGGAATAAGTTATGGTTTTCCTATGAACTTCCGCCGCTCGATGTTGTACCAAGCCATCAAAATGTCTCGGGCCGATGGAGTTTACCACGAGCAAGAAAAAGGAGCAGTGGCTAAAGCAGCAGAGATCTTAGGAATTGAGCGCAGTGTAGTCGTTACTCTAGAATCTTTAGCCGAGATAGAAGAGTCAGCAGAGCGACTACGTTTGGCTGTATTTGAAACAGATGTTTAA
- the fabI gene encoding enoyl-ACP reductase FabI, translating into MLNLTGKNALILGVANNRSIAWGITQQLHQAGANLGITYLPDEKDRYRKKVEDVVSPLNPSLFMPCDVQNDDQVAEMFETVKKEWGHLDILIHSLAFAGKDELSGEFSDTTRSGFLKALEISTYSLTQLCAQAKSCMAEGGSIVTLSYLGGVKVIPNYNVMGIAKSGLEMSVRYLAAELGPQNIRVNAISSGPIRTLASSAVGGILDMIKHVEQTAPLRRTVTQTEVGNTAAFLCSDLASGITGQIIYVDAGYEVMGM; encoded by the coding sequence ATGCTCAACTTAACTGGAAAAAACGCGCTGATTTTGGGAGTTGCCAATAACCGCTCCATCGCTTGGGGAATTACCCAACAACTGCATCAAGCTGGAGCTAACTTAGGAATTACCTATTTGCCTGACGAAAAAGACCGCTACCGTAAAAAAGTTGAAGATGTAGTTTCGCCCCTCAACCCCAGTCTATTTATGCCCTGTGATGTACAGAATGACGATCAGGTGGCCGAGATGTTCGAGACAGTGAAAAAGGAATGGGGACATCTGGATATTCTGATTCATTCTTTAGCATTTGCGGGTAAAGACGAACTGAGTGGAGAGTTTAGCGACACGACACGCTCTGGTTTTCTCAAAGCGCTGGAAATTAGTACCTATTCTTTAACTCAGTTATGCGCTCAGGCTAAGTCCTGTATGGCTGAAGGGGGTTCCATTGTCACCCTGAGTTATTTGGGAGGAGTGAAGGTGATCCCCAATTACAATGTCATGGGTATCGCCAAATCCGGTTTAGAAATGAGTGTGCGCTATTTGGCTGCTGAGTTAGGACCCCAAAATATTCGCGTCAATGCCATTTCTTCTGGCCCCATTCGCACCTTAGCCTCTTCAGCCGTTGGCGGAATTTTGGATATGATTAAGCATGTAGAACAAACGGCTCCCCTCCGACGCACGGTGACGCAAACGGAAGTTGGAAATACTGCCGCCTTTCTCTGTAGCGATCTCGCCAGTGGTATTACCGGACAGATTATTTATGTAGATGCCGGATATGAAGTCATGGGCATGTGA
- the petG gene encoding cytochrome b6-f complex subunit V, with translation MVEPLISGIVLGLIPITLAGLFVAAYLQYKRGNQLG, from the coding sequence ATGGTAGAACCCCTAATTTCCGGTATCGTGCTGGGCTTAATTCCCATTACTCTCGCTGGTTTATTTGTAGCTGCCTATCTCCAATACAAACGAGGCAATCAACTCGGTTAG
- a CDS encoding SpoIIAA family protein — protein sequence MLTLIALDHPSVVAMSIEGKIEREDIEKISQAIEEKLQHSPHLQAYVEVKQLGWITPDALLEDLKIGFNHFKDFDKKAVVCDAKWINSLLPLARRLFPSLEVVCFGWSEQEQARQWILKE from the coding sequence ATGCTTACGTTAATTGCTTTGGATCATCCTTCAGTCGTTGCGATGAGCATTGAAGGCAAGATTGAGCGCGAGGACATCGAGAAAATTAGTCAAGCGATTGAAGAGAAACTGCAACACTCTCCCCATTTACAAGCCTATGTGGAAGTCAAGCAATTGGGATGGATTACCCCTGATGCCTTGCTAGAAGATTTGAAAATTGGTTTTAATCACTTTAAGGATTTTGATAAAAAAGCTGTGGTTTGTGATGCTAAGTGGATTAATTCTTTACTGCCTTTAGCTCGCCGCTTATTTCCTTCCTTAGAAGTGGTCTGTTTTGGTTGGTCAGAACAAGAACAAGCACGTCAGTGGATTCTCAAGGAGTGA